A single Methanocaldococcus bathoardescens DNA region contains:
- the oadA gene encoding sodium-extruding oxaloacetate decarboxylase subunit alpha: MVKIVDTTFRDAQQSLIATRMRTEDMLPIAEKMDEVGFYSMEVWGGATFDACIRYLNEDPWERLRALKKRIQNTPLQMLLRGQNLVGYRHYPDDIVEKFVIKAHENGIDIFRIFDALNDVRNMETAIKTAKKVGAEVQGAISYTISPVHTIDQYVELAKKLEEIGCDSIYIKDMAGLLTPYEGYELVKRLKEEVSVPIGVHSHCTSGLAPMTYLKVIEAGADMVDCAISPFAMGTSQPPTESIVVALKGTKYDTGLDLKLLNEIRDYFMKVREKYKMLFSPISQIVDARVLVYQVPGGMLTNLVSQLKEQGALDKLEEVLQEIPRVRKDLGYPPLVTPTSQIVGTQAVLNVLTEERYKIITNEVVNYVKGFYGKPPAPINPELLKRVLDEGEKPITCRPADLLEPEWEKVKKEAEEKGIVKKEEDILTYALYPQIAVKFLRGELKAEPIPKEKDIGKILEIPTEYIVEVDGEKFEVKIEPKIGTELKRKKEIVTAEMEGAVTSPFRGMVTKIKVKEGDKVKKGDVIVVLEAMKMEHPIESPVEGTVEKILIDEGDAVNVGDVIMIIK; encoded by the coding sequence ATGGTTAAGATTGTAGATACTACTTTTAGAGATGCTCAACAGTCATTGATAGCTACAAGAATGAGAACTGAAGATATGCTACCAATTGCGGAAAAAATGGATGAAGTTGGTTTCTATTCTATGGAAGTTTGGGGTGGAGCTACTTTTGATGCATGTATAAGATATTTGAATGAAGACCCTTGGGAAAGGTTGAGAGCTTTAAAAAAGAGGATTCAAAACACTCCACTACAGATGCTTTTAAGGGGGCAGAACTTAGTTGGTTATAGGCATTATCCAGATGACATAGTTGAAAAGTTTGTTATAAAAGCTCATGAGAATGGGATTGATATCTTTAGGATTTTTGATGCTTTAAACGATGTAAGAAATATGGAAACTGCAATAAAAACAGCTAAAAAGGTTGGAGCTGAAGTGCAAGGAGCTATAAGTTATACAATAAGCCCTGTCCATACAATTGACCAATATGTAGAGTTAGCAAAAAAGTTGGAAGAGATAGGATGTGATTCAATATATATTAAAGATATGGCTGGGCTTTTAACACCTTATGAGGGATATGAATTAGTTAAAAGATTAAAAGAAGAAGTTTCAGTTCCAATTGGTGTTCATAGCCACTGTACAAGTGGTTTAGCACCAATGACATATTTAAAGGTTATAGAAGCTGGAGCTGACATGGTAGATTGTGCTATCTCACCATTTGCTATGGGAACATCACAACCACCAACAGAAAGTATAGTTGTTGCATTAAAAGGAACTAAATACGATACAGGATTAGATTTGAAGCTTTTGAATGAGATTAGAGATTACTTCATGAAAGTTAGAGAGAAATATAAGATGCTATTCTCTCCAATATCCCAAATTGTCGATGCAAGAGTTTTGGTATATCAAGTTCCTGGAGGTATGTTGACAAACTTAGTTTCACAGCTTAAAGAACAAGGAGCTTTGGATAAATTAGAAGAAGTCTTGCAAGAAATTCCAAGAGTAAGAAAAGATTTAGGATATCCACCATTAGTTACACCAACATCCCAAATTGTTGGAACTCAGGCTGTTTTAAACGTTTTAACTGAGGAAAGATACAAGATTATAACAAACGAAGTAGTTAATTACGTAAAGGGCTTTTATGGAAAGCCACCTGCCCCAATAAACCCAGAGTTGTTGAAGAGAGTTTTAGATGAAGGAGAGAAGCCAATTACCTGCAGACCTGCTGATTTATTAGAACCAGAGTGGGAGAAGGTTAAGAAAGAAGCAGAAGAAAAGGGAATTGTTAAGAAGGAAGAGGATATATTAACTTATGCCTTATATCCACAAATAGCTGTTAAGTTCTTAAGAGGAGAGTTAAAAGCTGAGCCAATACCAAAAGAGAAAGACATAGGAAAGATTTTAGAGATTCCAACAGAATATATTGTAGAAGTTGATGGAGAGAAGTTTGAAGTTAAGATAGAACCAAAGATTGGAACAGAGTTAAAGAGAAAGAAAGAGATTGTAACTGCAGAAATGGAGGGAGCTGTTACTTCACCATTTAGAGGAATGGTAACCAAGATTAAGGTTAAAGAAGGAGATAAAGTTAAGAAAGGAGATGTGATTGTTGTATTAGAAGCGATGAAGATGGAGCACCCAATAGAAAGCCCTGTTGAAGGAACAGTTGAGAAGATATTAATTGATGAAGGAGATGCTGTGAATGTCGGAGATGTAATTATGATTATTAAATAA
- a CDS encoding class I SAM-dependent methyltransferase, protein MNYLTSKIAKEILNSESEEIFLNLDLNKTENKEKIIIDREKEVAKFPEGEVSFDILKKIAKDEGHIYFIKDGEVFKAAISNNGYYKLVPTIPPTIEINGIRMHRTKEVNPYQDTLNKINSVKVKKGEKVLDTCMGLGYTAIEAYKRGAEVITIEKNPNVLELAKINPYSEELFKGNIKIILGDAFDVIKTFRDEEFDVVIHDPPRFSLAGHLYSEDFYKEIFRVLKKGGRLFHYVGNPGKKYRGKDLQKGVMERLRKVGFINVKRVEEALGVVAIKPKD, encoded by the coding sequence ATGAATTATTTAACATCAAAAATAGCTAAGGAAATTTTAAATTCAGAATCTGAAGAGATTTTTTTGAATTTAGATTTAAATAAAACAGAAAATAAAGAGAAAATAATAATAGATAGGGAAAAAGAAGTAGCTAAATTTCCTGAAGGAGAGGTTAGCTTTGATATTTTAAAGAAGATTGCTAAGGATGAAGGACATATATACTTTATAAAAGATGGAGAAGTTTTTAAAGCTGCAATATCGAATAATGGCTATTACAAATTAGTTCCAACAATTCCACCAACAATTGAGATAAATGGAATAAGAATGCATAGAACTAAGGAAGTTAATCCTTATCAAGACACTTTAAATAAAATAAACTCTGTAAAAGTAAAAAAAGGAGAAAAGGTTTTAGACACTTGCATGGGTTTAGGATACACTGCTATAGAGGCATATAAAAGAGGGGCTGAGGTTATAACAATAGAAAAAAATCCAAATGTTTTAGAGTTGGCTAAAATAAATCCATATAGTGAAGAGTTGTTTAAAGGAAACATTAAGATTATCTTAGGAGATGCATTTGATGTGATTAAAACTTTTAGAGATGAAGAGTTTGATGTTGTTATCCACGACCCTCCAAGGTTTAGCTTAGCTGGACATCTATATAGCGAGGATTTTTATAAAGAAATTTTTAGAGTTTTAAAGAAAGGAGGGAGGTTGTTTCATTATGTAGGCAACCCTGGAAAAAAATATAGAGGAAAGGATTTACAAAAAGGAGTAATGGAAAGGTTGAGAAAAGTTGGATTTATAAATGTTAAAAGAGTTGAAGAGGCATTGGGAGTTGTTGCTATAAAGCCAAAAGATTAA
- a CDS encoding acetyl-CoA carboxylase biotin carboxylase subunit: MFNKVLIANRGEIAIRIIRACWELGIKTVAVYSEADKRSLHVTLADEAYCIGPAPAAKSYLNIDAILNVAEKAKVDAIHPGYGFLAENAEFARAVKKAGFEFIGPNPNAIEAMGSKINAKKIMRKAGVPLIPGSEGAVEDVDEAMEIAEAIGFPVVVKASAGGGGMGMSVAYSKEELKEVIESARNIAKSAFGDPTVFIEKYLENPRHIEIQLLGDKHGNIIHLGDRECSIQRRHQKLIEEAPSPIMTEELRERMGEAAIKAGKAINYDSAGTVEFLYENGNFYFLEMNTRIQVEHTVTEQVTGIDLVKAMIKIAAGEELSIKQEDVKIKGHAIECRINAEDPLNDFVPCPGKIKLYRSPGGPGVRIDSGVCGGAEIPPYYDSMIAKLITYGNSREEAIARMKRALREYVIVGVTTNIPFHRAVLEEENFLKGNTSTHYVEQNMHKLREKMVKYTLETRDLYSVVSEKVFEKNKKIAAVVGGLTMYISQIMKENEKNKKKQ, translated from the coding sequence ATGTTCAACAAAGTGTTGATTGCAAATAGGGGAGAAATAGCGATTAGAATTATAAGAGCATGTTGGGAGTTGGGGATTAAAACAGTTGCAGTTTATTCTGAGGCAGATAAAAGGTCTCTACATGTCACTTTAGCTGATGAAGCTTACTGTATAGGTCCAGCTCCAGCGGCGAAGAGTTATCTAAATATTGATGCTATTCTAAATGTTGCCGAGAAAGCTAAGGTCGATGCTATCCATCCAGGTTATGGATTTTTAGCTGAAAATGCTGAATTTGCAAGAGCTGTTAAAAAAGCAGGTTTTGAATTTATAGGGCCAAATCCTAATGCTATAGAAGCAATGGGAAGCAAAATTAACGCTAAAAAAATTATGAGAAAGGCGGGAGTTCCTTTAATTCCTGGTAGTGAGGGGGCAGTTGAAGATGTTGATGAAGCAATGGAAATAGCTGAAGCTATCGGCTTCCCTGTGGTTGTTAAGGCTTCTGCTGGCGGTGGAGGAATGGGGATGAGTGTCGCTTATAGTAAAGAAGAGTTAAAAGAAGTTATAGAGTCGGCAAGAAATATTGCAAAGAGTGCATTTGGTGACCCAACAGTGTTTATTGAGAAATATTTAGAAAATCCAAGACATATTGAGATACAGCTATTGGGGGATAAACATGGAAATATTATCCATTTAGGAGATAGGGAGTGTTCTATTCAAAGAAGACATCAAAAGTTGATTGAAGAAGCTCCATCTCCAATAATGACTGAAGAGTTAAGAGAAAGAATGGGAGAAGCGGCTATTAAAGCAGGGAAAGCAATAAATTATGACAGTGCAGGAACTGTTGAGTTCTTGTATGAGAATGGTAATTTCTACTTCTTAGAGATGAACACAAGAATTCAGGTTGAACACACAGTTACCGAGCAGGTTACTGGAATAGACCTTGTAAAGGCGATGATTAAAATAGCCGCTGGAGAAGAGCTAAGCATAAAGCAGGAGGATGTAAAGATTAAAGGGCATGCAATTGAATGTAGAATTAATGCAGAAGACCCATTAAATGACTTTGTTCCATGTCCTGGAAAGATAAAGCTATATAGGTCTCCAGGAGGGCCAGGGGTTAGAATAGATAGTGGTGTTTGTGGAGGAGCTGAGATTCCTCCATATTATGATTCAATGATTGCAAAACTCATTACCTATGGTAATAGTAGGGAAGAAGCAATAGCAAGGATGAAGAGGGCTTTAAGAGAATATGTTATTGTAGGTGTAACAACAAATATCCCATTCCACAGGGCTGTTTTAGAGGAAGAGAACTTTTTAAAAGGAAATACCTCAACCCATTATGTTGAGCAAAATATGCATAAATTAAGAGAAAAAATGGTTAAATACACATTAGAAACAAGGGATTTATACAGTGTTGTATCAGAGAAGGTATTTGAAAAGAACAAAAAGATAGCTGCCGTTGTTGGTGGTTTAACAATGTATATCTCCCAAATTATGAAAGAAAATGAGAAAAATAAAAAGAAGCAGTAA
- the rbcL gene encoding type III ribulose-bisphosphate carboxylase encodes MDYINLNYTPNENDLLSCMIIKGENLEKLANEIAGESSIGTWTKVQTMKSDIYEKLRPKVYEIKEIGEENGYKVGLIKIAYPLYDFEINNMPGVLAGIAGNIFGMKIAKGLRILDFRFPEEFVKAYKGPRFGIEGVRETLKIKERPLLGTIVKPKVGLKTEEHAKVAYEAWVGGVDVVKDDENLTSQEFNKFEDRIYKTLEMRDKAEEETGERKAYMPNITAPYREMIRRAEIAEDAGSEYVMIDVVVCGFSAVQSFREEDFKFIIHAHRAMHAAMTRSKDFGIAMLALAKIYRLLGVDQLHIGTVVGKMEGEEKEVKAIRDEIVYDKVEADNENKFFNQEWFDIKSVFPVSSGGVHPRLVPKIVEILGKDLIIQAGGGVHGHPDGTIAGAKAMRAAIEAVVEKKSLEEKAEEVEELKKALEYWK; translated from the coding sequence ATGGACTATATAAACTTAAACTACACACCAAACGAAAATGACTTGTTGTCTTGTATGATAATCAAAGGTGAAAACTTAGAAAAATTGGCAAATGAAATTGCTGGGGAAAGTTCTATTGGGACATGGACTAAAGTTCAAACAATGAAAAGCGATATTTATGAAAAATTAAGACCAAAAGTATATGAAATTAAAGAGATTGGGGAAGAAAATGGATACAAAGTTGGACTAATAAAAATTGCATATCCATTGTATGATTTTGAAATAAACAACATGCCAGGGGTTTTAGCAGGGATTGCAGGAAATATATTTGGAATGAAAATAGCTAAAGGTTTAAGAATATTAGACTTTAGATTCCCAGAAGAATTTGTTAAAGCTTATAAAGGGCCGAGATTTGGAATTGAAGGAGTTAGAGAAACTTTGAAGATTAAAGAGAGACCTCTATTAGGGACTATTGTTAAGCCAAAAGTTGGTTTAAAAACTGAAGAGCATGCAAAGGTAGCTTATGAAGCATGGGTTGGAGGGGTAGATGTCGTTAAAGATGATGAAAATTTAACTTCTCAAGAATTCAACAAATTTGAAGATAGGATTTATAAAACCTTAGAGATGAGAGATAAAGCAGAGGAAGAGACCGGAGAAAGAAAAGCTTATATGCCAAACATAACAGCCCCATATAGAGAGATGATTAGGAGGGCAGAGATTGCTGAAGATGCTGGAAGTGAGTATGTGATGATAGATGTTGTTGTTTGTGGATTCTCTGCAGTGCAATCATTTAGAGAAGAAGATTTCAAATTTATAATCCACGCCCATAGAGCTATGCATGCAGCAATGACAAGAAGCAAAGATTTTGGAATAGCTATGCTTGCATTGGCTAAAATTTATAGGTTATTGGGAGTTGACCAATTGCATATAGGAACGGTTGTTGGAAAGATGGAAGGTGAAGAAAAGGAAGTTAAAGCAATTAGGGATGAGATTGTTTATGATAAAGTTGAGGCAGATAATGAAAATAAGTTCTTTAATCAAGAGTGGTTTGATATTAAATCAGTATTCCCTGTTTCTTCTGGAGGAGTTCATCCAAGATTAGTTCCAAAAATAGTTGAGATTTTAGGAAAAGATTTAATTATTCAAGCAGGGGGAGGGGTTCACGGACATCCAGATGGAACTATAGCTGGAGCTAAGGCAATGAGGGCCGCTATTGAGGCAGTCGTAGAGAAAAAATCATTAGAAGAAAAAGCAGAAGAAGTTGAAGAATTAAAAAAGGCTTTAGAGTATTGGAAATAA
- a CDS encoding CBS domain-containing protein, whose product MELTVVQREILQELINLYREKNRPIKGTEIALRLNRNPGTIRNQMQALRALDLVDGVPGPKGGYVPTSKAYRALGLGDEGEIIVPIYKEGKKVEGVKVVKIEFDTVSHEKYCSSKIHIEGDTKHFNIGDVIRVGPTYHNKIIINGKIIGRDDIHRILLIDVLGVSSIPNIKVGEVGIKEVYTINPNDTLKETAKLFAEKNISGAPVVDNDNLVGIISLHDIAENIENIDKKVKEVMSRNVLTIHKDEKIYDALKIMNKNNVGRLVIVDDNNKIVGIITRTDILKIISGKFPENFHT is encoded by the coding sequence ATGGAACTTACTGTTGTTCAAAGGGAAATATTGCAAGAACTTATAAACCTATATAGAGAAAAAAATAGGCCTATAAAAGGAACTGAAATAGCCCTTAGACTAAATAGAAATCCAGGAACTATAAGAAACCAAATGCAAGCTTTAAGGGCATTAGATTTGGTTGATGGTGTCCCTGGACCAAAAGGAGGTTATGTCCCAACAAGTAAGGCATATAGAGCTTTAGGATTGGGGGATGAAGGGGAAATAATAGTCCCAATTTACAAAGAAGGAAAAAAAGTTGAAGGTGTTAAAGTAGTAAAAATAGAGTTTGACACTGTTTCACATGAAAAATATTGCTCATCAAAGATACACATTGAAGGAGACACTAAGCATTTCAATATTGGAGATGTCATCAGAGTTGGTCCTACTTATCATAATAAAATTATCATCAATGGAAAGATTATTGGAAGAGATGATATTCATAGAATTTTATTAATAGATGTTTTGGGAGTTTCAAGTATTCCAAATATAAAGGTTGGAGAAGTTGGAATTAAAGAAGTTTATACTATAAATCCAAATGATACTTTAAAAGAAACTGCTAAGTTATTTGCTGAAAAAAATATTAGTGGGGCCCCGGTTGTTGATAACGATAATTTAGTTGGGATAATTAGCTTGCATGACATTGCTGAAAATATAGAAAATATTGATAAGAAAGTTAAAGAAGTTATGAGTAGAAATGTTCTAACAATACACAAAGATGAAAAGATATACGATGCATTAAAAATTATGAACAAAAATAACGTTGGTAGGTTGGTTATAGTCGATGATAACAATAAAATCGTCGGAATTATAACAAGAACAGATATATTAAAGATTATAAGTGGTAAATTTCCAGAGAATTTCCATACTTAA
- a CDS encoding lactaldehyde dehydrogenase, translated as MFIDGKWIDREDIEVINPYSLEVIKKIPALSREEVKEAIDIAEKYKEVMRNLSITKRYNILMRIAKEIKEKKEELAKILAIDAGKPIKQARVEVERSIGTFKLAAFYVKEFRDEVIPSDDRLIFTKREPVGIVGAITPFNFPLNLSAHKIAPAIATGNVIVHHPSSKAPLVCIELAKIIEKVLKKYNVPLGVYNLLTGAGEVVGDEIVVNEKVNMISFTGSVKVGEIITKKAGFKKITLELGGVNPNIILKDANLEKAVNSLIKGSFIYAGQVCISVGMILVDESIADKFIEMFVNKAKELNVGNPLDEKTDVGPLISVEHAEWVEKIVEKAIDEGGKLLLGGKRDKALFYPTILEVDRDNILCRTETFAPVVPIIRTTEEEMIDIANSTEYGLHSAIFTNDINKALKFAENLEFGGVVINDSSLFRQDNMPFGGVRKSGLGREGIKYAIEEMSNIKTIIISK; from the coding sequence ATGTTTATTGATGGGAAGTGGATAGATAGGGAAGATATTGAAGTTATCAACCCTTATTCATTAGAAGTTATTAAAAAAATCCCTGCTTTAAGTAGAGAGGAGGTTAAAGAGGCTATAGATATAGCTGAAAAGTATAAAGAAGTTATGAGAAACCTCTCCATAACTAAAAGATACAACATCTTAATGAGAATAGCTAAAGAAATTAAAGAAAAGAAAGAAGAGCTTGCTAAAATATTGGCTATAGATGCAGGAAAACCAATAAAACAGGCAAGAGTAGAGGTTGAAAGAAGTATTGGAACATTTAAATTAGCCGCTTTCTATGTTAAAGAGTTTAGGGATGAAGTAATTCCATCTGATGATAGATTGATTTTTACAAAGAGAGAACCTGTTGGAATAGTTGGGGCAATAACACCATTCAATTTCCCTCTAAATTTATCAGCTCATAAGATAGCCCCAGCTATAGCTACTGGAAATGTTATAGTTCATCATCCATCATCAAAAGCCCCTCTTGTTTGTATAGAATTAGCTAAAATTATAGAAAAGGTTTTAAAGAAATACAATGTTCCATTGGGAGTTTATAACTTACTTACTGGAGCTGGGGAGGTTGTTGGAGATGAGATAGTTGTTAATGAAAAGGTTAATATGATATCCTTTACAGGAAGTGTTAAAGTTGGGGAGATAATAACTAAAAAAGCTGGTTTCAAAAAAATTACCTTAGAATTGGGAGGGGTTAATCCAAATATTATATTAAAAGATGCTAACTTAGAAAAGGCAGTTAATTCTTTAATAAAAGGTAGTTTTATTTATGCTGGGCAGGTTTGCATCTCTGTAGGGATGATTTTAGTTGATGAGAGTATAGCAGATAAGTTTATAGAGATGTTTGTAAATAAAGCTAAAGAACTTAATGTAGGAAATCCATTAGATGAGAAAACTGATGTTGGGCCGTTAATAAGCGTTGAACATGCAGAATGGGTTGAAAAAATTGTTGAAAAAGCTATTGATGAAGGAGGGAAATTGCTTTTAGGAGGGAAGAGAGATAAAGCTCTCTTTTATCCAACAATATTGGAAGTTGATAGGGACAACATTTTATGTAGAACAGAGACTTTTGCCCCAGTAGTTCCAATAATTAGAACTACTGAAGAGGAGATGATTGATATAGCCAATAGCACAGAGTACGGATTGCATTCAGCTATATTTACAAATGATATAAATAAAGCTTTAAAATTTGCAGAGAATTTGGAGTTTGGGGGAGTAGTTATAAATGATTCATCATTATTTAGACAGGATAATATGCCATTTGGAGGGGTTAGAAAGAGTGGTTTGGGTAGAGAGGGCA
- a CDS encoding anaerobic ribonucleoside-triphosphate reductase activating protein has translation MKVLVSGIVDFSTIDYPKKCSAVIFLYDCNMKCPYCHNLKHILEHKKEMTVEELFNNIDFFFADAIVISGGEPTLQKDAIIEIARYAKEKGFPVKIDTNGTNPEVIEELVKNKLIDYVAVDVKCKFDKYREFTKCEEDGEEIKKKILKIINLCKNNNVFVECRTTYVPKIMNEEDIEEIAKTVKDCDLYAIQQFEPKDAYDEEFRKIMPPKEEELIKLGKIAKKYINNVIIRTVNGVFEI, from the coding sequence ATGAAAGTTCTTGTTTCAGGAATAGTAGATTTTTCAACAATTGATTATCCAAAAAAATGCTCTGCTGTCATATTTTTATATGATTGTAATATGAAATGTCCTTACTGCCACAATTTAAAACACATTTTAGAGCATAAGAAGGAAATGACAGTTGAAGAGCTTTTTAATAATATTGATTTTTTCTTTGCTGATGCTATTGTTATAAGTGGAGGAGAACCAACTTTACAAAAAGATGCTATAATAGAGATAGCAAGATATGCAAAAGAAAAAGGTTTTCCAGTTAAAATAGACACAAACGGCACAAATCCAGAAGTTATTGAAGAACTTGTAAAAAATAAGTTAATTGACTATGTGGCAGTTGATGTAAAATGTAAATTTGATAAATATAGAGAATTTACAAAGTGTGAAGAAGATGGGGAAGAAATTAAAAAGAAAATACTAAAAATAATTAATTTGTGCAAAAATAATAATGTTTTTGTTGAGTGTAGAACAACTTATGTTCCAAAAATTATGAACGAGGAGGATATTGAAGAGATAGCAAAAACAGTTAAAGATTGTGATTTATATGCAATTCAACAGTTTGAGCCAAAAGACGCTTATGATGAAGAATTTAGAAAAATAATGCCTCCTAAAGAAGAAGAATTAATAAAATTGGGAAAAATAGCAAAGAAATATATTAACAATGTTATTATAAGGACTGTAAATGGTGTTTTTGAAATTTAA
- the eif5A gene encoding translation initiation factor IF-5A, with amino-acid sequence MPGTKQVNVGSLKVGQYVMIDGVPCEIVDISVSKPGKHGGAKARVVGIGIFEKIKKEFVAPTSSKVEVPIIDRRKGQVLALMGDMVQIMDLQTYETLELPIPEDIEGLEPGGEVEYIEAVGQYKITRVIGGK; translated from the coding sequence ATGCCAGGAACTAAGCAAGTTAACGTTGGTTCATTAAAAGTTGGTCAGTATGTTATGATTGATGGAGTTCCATGTGAGATTGTAGATATCAGCGTTTCAAAGCCAGGAAAACACGGAGGAGCTAAAGCAAGAGTCGTAGGAATTGGAATATTTGAAAAAATTAAGAAGGAGTTTGTTGCACCAACATCAAGTAAGGTAGAAGTTCCAATAATTGACAGAAGAAAAGGACAAGTATTAGCTTTAATGGGAGACATGGTTCAAATTATGGACTTACAAACTTATGAAACATTAGAATTACCAATTCCAGAAGACATTGAAGGATTAGAGCCAGGAGGAGAAGTTGAATACATTGAAGCTGTTGGACAGTACAAAATAACAAGAGTAATTGGCGGAAAATAA